The following proteins come from a genomic window of Musa acuminata AAA Group cultivar baxijiao chromosome BXJ1-7, Cavendish_Baxijiao_AAA, whole genome shotgun sequence:
- the LOC103992572 gene encoding uncharacterized protein LOC103992572 isoform X3 gives MSGDTGVSAFPEGENIFSWIGTIEGSKGTPYEGLSYKLSLKFPLDYPFKPPLVKFETPCFHPNIDQCGNICLDILQEMWSSAYDCRTILLSIQSLLGEPNNESPLNCYAATLWSNQEDYKKMVHKQYSSGGEALES, from the exons ATGAGTGGAGATACTGGAGTATCAGCATTTCCTGAAGGTGAAAATATATTCTCTTGGATTGGTACAATCGAGGGAAGCAAGGGAACTCCTTATGAAGGCTTGTCGTACAAGCTTTCTCTGAAGTTCCCGTTGGACTATCCATTCAAGCCACCACTGGTTAAGTTTGAAACTCCATGCTTCCATCCAAATATTGATCAATGTGGCAACATTTGTTTAGATATCCTTCAG GAAATGTGGTCGTCCGCCTATGATTGCAGAACGATCTTGTTATCTATACAGAGCTTGTTAGGAG AACCCAATAATGAGAGCCCTCTCAATTGCTATGCTGCAACACTGTGGAGCAATCAAGAAG ATTACAAGAAAATGGTGCATAAGCAGTACTCCAGTGGTGGCGAAGCATTAGAAAGCTGA
- the LOC103992572 gene encoding uncharacterized protein LOC103992572 isoform X1, producing the protein MEVRNVDNASAPPPSPAPSSKQPKPPPNPVDTASVSQRLQKELMALMMSGDTGVSAFPEGENIFSWIGTIEGSKGTPYEGLSYKLSLKFPLDYPFKPPLVKFETPCFHPNIDQCGNICLDILQEMWSSAYDCRTILLSIQSLLGEPNNESPLNCYAATLWSNQEDYKKMVHKQYSSGGEALES; encoded by the exons ATGGAGGTTCGGAACGTGGACAACGCGTCCGCCCCGCCGCCATCGCCGGCGCCCTCCTCCAAGCAGCCCAAGCCTCCGCCTAATCCCGTCGACACCGCCTCCGTCTCCCAGAG GCTTCAGAAGGAGTTGATGGCTCTTATG ATGAGTGGAGATACTGGAGTATCAGCATTTCCTGAAGGTGAAAATATATTCTCTTGGATTGGTACAATCGAGGGAAGCAAGGGAACTCCTTATGAAGGCTTGTCGTACAAGCTTTCTCTGAAGTTCCCGTTGGACTATCCATTCAAGCCACCACTGGTTAAGTTTGAAACTCCATGCTTCCATCCAAATATTGATCAATGTGGCAACATTTGTTTAGATATCCTTCAG GAAATGTGGTCGTCCGCCTATGATTGCAGAACGATCTTGTTATCTATACAGAGCTTGTTAGGAG AACCCAATAATGAGAGCCCTCTCAATTGCTATGCTGCAACACTGTGGAGCAATCAAGAAG ATTACAAGAAAATGGTGCATAAGCAGTACTCCAGTGGTGGCGAAGCATTAGAAAGCTGA
- the LOC103992572 gene encoding uncharacterized protein LOC103992572 isoform X2 → MALMMSGDTGVSAFPEGENIFSWIGTIEGSKGTPYEGLSYKLSLKFPLDYPFKPPLVKFETPCFHPNIDQCGNICLDILQEMWSSAYDCRTILLSIQSLLGEPNNESPLNCYAATLWSNQEDYKKMVHKQYSSGGEALES, encoded by the exons ATGGCTCTTATG ATGAGTGGAGATACTGGAGTATCAGCATTTCCTGAAGGTGAAAATATATTCTCTTGGATTGGTACAATCGAGGGAAGCAAGGGAACTCCTTATGAAGGCTTGTCGTACAAGCTTTCTCTGAAGTTCCCGTTGGACTATCCATTCAAGCCACCACTGGTTAAGTTTGAAACTCCATGCTTCCATCCAAATATTGATCAATGTGGCAACATTTGTTTAGATATCCTTCAG GAAATGTGGTCGTCCGCCTATGATTGCAGAACGATCTTGTTATCTATACAGAGCTTGTTAGGAG AACCCAATAATGAGAGCCCTCTCAATTGCTATGCTGCAACACTGTGGAGCAATCAAGAAG ATTACAAGAAAATGGTGCATAAGCAGTACTCCAGTGGTGGCGAAGCATTAGAAAGCTGA
- the LOC135679387 gene encoding uncharacterized protein At4g08330, chloroplastic-like: MVLHNTSRDATSCSQRDVFYSCGHCGYALNLSSSDRNTAKIGVEYGKAIKKGVVSFVAIDESRFTQADELRCLPYFRSRRSWGLFRHQTRLLCRGCGSLIGVATYDGTSSPSSPSEGSSESNYPASSGSRKYKIRIGALQPSDDDSGTLLLD; encoded by the exons ATGGTTCTCCACAACACCAGCCGCGACGCCACCTCTTGCTCCCAAAGAGACGTCTTCTACAG CTGCGGTCACTGCGGCTACGCGCTGAACCTGAGCTCGTCGGACCGGAACACCGCCAAGATCGGGGTCGAGTATGGGAAGGCCATCAAGAAGGGCGTCGTGTCGTTCGTCGCCATCGACGAGAGCCGGTTCACGCAGGCCGACGAGCTCCGCTGCCTCCCCTACTTCCGCTCCCGCCGCTCCTGGGGCCTCTTCCGCCACCAGACCCGCCTGCTCTGCCGCGGCTGCGGTAGCCTTATCGGCGTCGCCACCTACGACGGcacctcctccccttcttctccctccgAGGGGTCGTCGGAGAGCAATTACCCTGCATCCTCCGGCTCCCGGAAGTACAAGATAAGGATCGGCGCTCTGCAGCCCTCCGACGACGACTCGGGTACTCTTCTTTTAGACTGA